The sequence CCTGCCTGCGCTATCAGCCTGCGGTGACAGCCCGCGTCCGCCAGGAACCACCGTCGACGCTGGCATCACCGACGCGGGAACGGTGGCTGAAGACGCAGGCACTGATGCGGGCTCGCAGACGGACGCGGGCCCGGCACCCACGCTCCTCTCGTCGCTGCCAGCACGAGGCGAGAGCGGAGGCGGCACCTGGGTTCGCGTGACAGGCAGCGGCTTCATCCAGGGCGTGGCCACGACCCCCACGGAGGCCGCCCGTCGCACGGTGCTCAAGTTAGGCGAGCGTGAGGTGCGCGACTTCCAGCTCATCAACGACACCTCGCTCGACCTCCGCACGCCGCCGGGAACACCGGGGCCCACAAACATCTCCCTGGAGAACCCACGAGGCACGGCCCGCTGTGAGGCCTGCTTCACGTACTTCGAGTCCTTCGACCTGCGAGACCTCGCCCCCGCGACAGGCGCACTCTCCGGCGGCAACACGGTGGCACTGGTGGGCACGGGCTTCCCATCAGAGGTCCAGGTCCTCTTCGGGGGTACAGCCAGTCCCGCCATCACGCAAGTCTCCTCCAACGAGCTCCGCGTCATCGTCCCCCGAGCCTCGAGCGCCGGCCCCGTGGACGTGCGAGTCCAGGGGCAGGGGAGCGGAGGCGTACTGCGGCGCGCGTATCGCTACCTCGACGACCCGCGAATCACGGACGTCACGCCGCTCACCGGCCCGCAATCCGGAGGCACGCAGGTGGTGCTCATGGGCAGGGGCTTCGAGGGCACGACCGCAGTCCGCTTCGGAAACACACCCGCTCCGCTGTTCCAGGTGGACTCACCGTTCCAACTCACGGCGACCACGCCCCCGGGCCCGAGCGCGGCAGCCACGAATGTCACGGTCGTCACGCCACATGGCACCTGGACCTCCCGCAATGCCTTCACCTACGAGGACGCCACTCCAGCAGGCCTCACCCTGCACGGAGTCTTCCCCCACGTCGGCACGAGAGCGGACGGCACGGTAACGCTCACGGGGAGCGGGCTCGACGCGGCCGGGCTCGCGGTGTCCTTCGGAGGCCAGGCCGTAACACTCGTCACAGCCACACCGACCACGGCCACCGTCACCGTGCCCGCGCGAGCATCCCTGCCACGCATCGTCACCGTGAGCGTCACGGCCGGCGCCGCGAGTGCCAGCCTCTCGAATGGCTACACCTTCCAGCTCGCGCTCTCCCAGGTGACACCTGATACGGGCCCCGCTACCGGTGGCACGCCGGTGACGGTGGAAGGAACGTTCATTCCACCGGACGCGGTGGTGCGGGTGGGGGCGCTCGAAGCCACGGCCGTGTCCACGCCGACGCAGGAACAACTGCGCTTCACGACACCGCCAGGGGGCGCGGGTGCGCACGCGCTCCTCGTCTTCTCCGCGAGCGACCCGGAGAACGAAGTCCTCCTACCGGACGCATACACATACGAAGCACCGCTCACCCTCGCCCAGGTGGAGCCCGCCCGAGGCGCCATCGCAGGCGGCACCCGAGTCACGGTGAGAGGCACTGGCTTCGGAGCCGGCACCACCGTCACCTTCGCAGGCGAGCCTGCTACGGACGTGCAGGTGGTGGACGGCCACACGCTGACCTGCCGCACGCCGCCCTCGCGAGTGCAGGCCCCGGCGGAGGTGTCCGTCACGCGAGGCGCAATCCGTGCCTCCCTCTCCGAAGCCTTCACCTACTTCGACCCGAGAGGACCGGGAGGACTCTCCGGTGGCCCACTCACGGGGACGTTGAACGTCACGGTGCTCGACACGTCATCCGGGGCATACGGACGGCCCGTCGAGGGAGCACGGGTGCTGCTCGGCACTGACGCGGCGACACCGCTCCAGGGACTCACGGATGCACGAGGGCAGCTCACGCTCTCGGACCCGGGGATGGTGGGCGCGCAGGTCGCCACGGCCTTCAAGGACGGCTACGACGCGGTGACGGTGGCGGGCATCCGCGCGGAGAACCTGACGGTGTACCTGCGCAAGCTCACGAGCGACTCCAACCCGGGCAACCCACCCGACCTCCCTCCGGCCACCATCGTCGGCCGGGTGAGAGGCTTCAAGCCGCCAAGGCCCCTCGCACCCAACGAGGTGCTGGAAGCCCGCGTCTTCGTCGCGCAGCCGAGCCCCACCTCGGGCCCGCCCTTCGTTGGGCCGGGAGACCGGCGCGCGGACACATGGCGCGTACGAGCGGAAGGCGGCACGTTCCAGGTCCACACCCAGCCCGGCCTGCGCGCGGTGTACGCGGTGCTCGGAGTGCTGAAGGACGAAGTGAACTTCGAGCCCTACCTGCTCGGAGTCCGCCGAGGCATCGCGGCCTCCTCCACGCGAGTCGCGGAGGGGCAGGACGTGGTGCTCGACATGCATCTCGACGTCGCCGCGCCGCTCACGGTGGACGGCCCCATCACCGTCTCGGGACAGCCCGCGCAGCATCAGGTGTACGCATGGCTGGACCTGGGCGCGGAGGGACTGGTGCCGCACCCGCACAACTGGGGCACGGGCACACGCTTCTTCTCCACCATCGAAGGCCCGGGGCCACGGCTCACCTTCCCCGGCCTGCCACGCGTGGACGGAACGAGCCTCCTGTTCCTCGACCTGCTGCGAGGCACCACCACGTATCCGCAGAGTCTGCTCTACCACCGCCAGCCGGGAGACCCCACGCAGGGCATGACCCTCGGGCCCTTGCTGCCGTTGCCAATCTTCACCGAGCCGCCCTCTGGCCAGCGCTTCGTAGGAGACGTGGCGTGGAGCACGAACATCTCCGCTCCAGTGCCCGACGTGCAGCGGCTCACCCTCACCGCGGTGGGCGAAGGCACTGGCATCCGCTGGACGGCCATCCTCCCGGGAGGAGCAACGCACGTGACGCTCCCGCAGCCCGCGCTGGAGGTTCTCCGCGCCGGACTGCCCGCGAACACGCGCCTGCGCGCGGACCTGTCCACGGCGCGCGTGCCTCGCTTCGACTACGCGCAGTGGACCTACGACACGCTCTCGCCCGCGACGTGGACGGCCTATGTGCTCGGACGCTCGGAGGTCTTCGACCCGTGAATCGCCGCTGTCCATGGCTCGCCGCACTGCTGCTGTTCGTGCTCGCCGCCTGTCACGAGGACACCCCAACACCGGGCGCCACGGCCTGCCGCGCGGACGCGGACTGCGGCACTCCCGCTGAGGCCTGGCGCTGCGACACGCAGACGCACGCCTGCCGTTGCCGCACGGACACCGCCTGCGGCCCGAGCGAGCTCTGCAACGAAGCTGGCTTCTGCCAGGACCGCGCGGGCTGCGAGTCGAACGCGGACTGCGGTGATGCCTCGCTCTTCTGCGACACCGGCACGGGGACCTGTCTCACGCGCGGCCGCTGCACCTCGGACCTGCACTGCCCGCTGGGCGAGGTCTGCGACGTCTCGCGCACCACCTGCGTGTCCGGCTGTCGGAGCGAAGGCGACTGTCCTGGCACGGCCTGCCGCTGCGGCGACGCACCCTGCACCTGCGACGCCACCACGCCCGAGGGCCGTGCCGCGTGCGCGCTCGGAGTCTGCGACGCGGCCTTCTGCGCGGACGACACCGACTGTGCCTTCAGCCAGCGCTGCGGTACCGCGCAGAGCTGCTACAGCGACTTCGACCCCGCGCGCCGGCCCTACTGCGCGAGCTGCACATACGGCGGCGGCCTCCAGGTCTGCGGCCGAGGCGCCAACTTCTGCCTGCGAGACACGGCCAACTTTGGCGCCGCCTTCTGCGGCGTGGACTGCTCGCAGGGACAGGGCTGTCCCAACGGCTACCAGTGCGCGGACGTCGTGGTGGCCGCGAGCCGGGCCCGCTGCCGCTCGGATGCGGAGTGCGCGCCCGTGCCCTCGCTGTCGTGCGGTGCCGACTCGGACTGCGGGCACGGCGGCCGCTGCGTGAAGTCACCGGGGCAGGACACGGGCGCGTGCGCGGGCCGCTGCGCGATTGCAGAGGGCGACGTGGAGGGCTTGTGCACGTGCCAGCAGGACGCGGACTGCGTGCAGGACGCATGCAGCCAGGGCGCGTGCACGGTGAGCCGTCGAGCCTGCACGGGAGACGCGGACTGCCGGCCCATCCACTGTGTGGACTCGGGGGGCGTGGGTGGCTGCCTCGTGGGACAGAACTGCGCCCCCGAGGAGGGGCTGACCTGTGCCGAGGTCGCACCCCGCTAACCCTTCATACCGCCGGGGGTTTCCCATGTAGGTGCAGGTGGAGCCCACCCGGAGCGGGCGGAAAGTCCCGTGCATTGAATGAAACACGGGGACCCCCGTCAGAAGGTGCAAGCAGGACGACGGAGGTTGAACGCAATGGCTCTCAAGACTGGTATCGCGTCCCTGGTTCTCGGCTCCCTTCTCTTCAGCTCCACGGCGGCTCTGGCGGAAGACGGCAGCGTGCGCGACTGGGCCAACCAGGAGGCCTCGCGCCGGACGAACAACACCAACCCCACCAACGAGTACCGGAATGACCGTCGCGACGACCGCGACTACCGTGATGACCGCCGGGGGGGCCACGTCGAGGTCCACGTGCACTCGGATGCCTGCCGCCACGGCCCGGCGCCGATGCCGCCCGCGCAGGCCCGCGGCCGCTACGAGCTCCAGACGGTGAACCGCTACGTCGACGGCCGCTACGAGCGCGTGTGGGTCCCCGAGGTCTGCAACGAGCGCTACGGCCGCCGCGGCCGCGTCACGCGGTGCACGGGTGGCTACTACGACCAGCAGTGGGTGGCCGGCCACTACGAGGCCGTGCAGGAGTGGGTCTGGGTGTCCTACGACAACGGCGGCTGGCGCAACCGCGCCCACCCGGCCAGCTACTACCCGTAGCGAAGACGGTTTCTGACTCAGGGGAAGTACCGCAGTGGGGGAAGTATCGCAGTGGGGGAAGTACCAAGTACCGCGGGGCGTATCGGACTACGGGGGTAGTCCGGTGCGCCCCTCGCCTTTTCAGGTGCCCAGTGCCTTTCGGCGAGCGGCCTGTTACTGAATGCGGCCCATGGGTACGGCATTCGTCACGGGAGCCGGCGTTCGCATCGGCAGCGCGGTGGCCCGCGCGCTCGGCCGCGCCGGTTATGACCTGGCGCTCCACGCGAACCGCTCGCTCGACTCACTGGAGTCGCTGGCGGAGGAACTGCGAGGGCTCGGCCGCCGCGTCACCCTTCACGCGGGCGACCTGAGCAATCCGGATGCAGTGGATGTGCTGGGCGCGCAGGTGCGCGAGGCCTGTCCCGCGCTGGACGTGGTGGTCCACAACGCGGGCCTCTTCGAGCGCGTGGACTTCGCCTCCGTCACCCGAGCGCAATACCGCCGGATGCTGGGCGTCAACCTGGACGCGCCCTACTTCCTCACGCAGGCGCTGTTGCCGTCGCTGCGCGCGGGGAAGGACCCACTGGTGGTGCACCTCACGGACATCGGCGGCGAGCGGCCGGTGAGTCACTACTCGCATTACTCGGTGAGCAAGGCGGGGCTCATCATGCTGACGCGCGCGCTCGCGGTGGAGCTGGCACCGCACGTGCGCGTCAACGCCGTGTCTCCCGGTACGGTGGCCTTCCCGGAGGACTTCGACGCGGCGGCGCGCGAGGCGGTGCTGAAGCGGATTCCCATGGGGCGCGAGGGCAGCGTCGAGGACATCGCCCGCACCATCGTCTTCCTCGCCCGCGAGGCGCCGTACATCACCGGGCAGGTCATCGCCGTGGATGGCGGCAGGAGCGCACAGCTATGAACGGAGAGCCTCCCTTCCATCCTCCCGTCGTCACGACGCCGCAGGGCCGGCCGCTGGACGTCATCGAGCTGCGGGGCCTCACGGTGGACTGCATCGTGGGCGTCTTCAACCGCGAGCGCTTCGCGGCGCAGCCACTGCGGCTGGACGTGGCTCTCTTCCTGGACACGCGCAGCGCGGCGGCGGGCGGGAAGTTGGCGAACACGGTGAACTACGGCCGGCTCACCGGAGAGCTGCGCTTTCTCCTCGAAGCGTGCCGCTTCGAGTTGCTGGAGTCCGCGGCGGAGGCCGTGTGCCGCTACGTGCTGGCACCTCCGACGACGGACGTGCCGAGAGCCCAGGTACAGGCGGCCACGGTGAGAGTCACCAAGCCCCAGGCGCTGGGAGGCATGGCGGTGCCGTCGCTGCAGATTCACCGCACCGCCGATGAGATGGAGTACGCGCGCGAGGACAAGCCCTTCGGCCGTGTGGACATCATCCACGAGGGCGCGGGCTACGGCGTGTACCGCCTGCGCGTGAAGCCGGGAGGCACCATCCCCACGCACGTGCACCGGCAGATGGAGGAGAGCGAGCTGGTGCTCGGCCCCGGGCTGCTGCTGCAAGGCAGGCCGGTGGAGCGAGGCATGGCCTTCGACTGGCCGCGAGGCTTCCCGCACCGCTACGACAACCCGACGGCCACGGAGCAGACGGTGCTCTGCGTGGACCGGCCGCGCTTCATTCCCACGGACGAGGTGGAGACGGAGCCTCCCGCCGAGGGACTCGCGCCCGTGACGGGCTTCTCCTATTACCCGCTCGAAGCACCCGTGGCGCCGGGCTCACCGGCGGAGCGCAGCCCGTGAGCACGACGGGGACGCGCGGCATCGATAGCGCCGACGAAGCGAAGTCGGTGAGCACGTTGAGCCCCCAGGGTCGTCGGCTTGCCGGTGGAGCGCGGCCCGTGAGCACGTTGAGCACCCATGGTCCCCGGTGCACCGCCGGAGCAAAGCGCGTATGCGCGACAATTGCTCGAGGCTCCGGGCTCACAGGAGGGGCACAACCGTGAGTGCCATCGGCACGAGGAAGGTGCTCGTCACTGGAGGAGGCACGGGCATCGGCCGCGCGGTGGCGGAGGCGCTGCTGCGCGGCGGTGGCCAGGTGGTGGTGACGGGCCGGCGCGCGGAGGTTCTGGACTCGCTCGCACGTGAGTGGCCGGGGAAGGCCTTCGCCCTGCCGTGTGACCTCGCCTCCCCGGAGGCCCGTGACGGTCTGCTGCGCCGGGCCGCCGCGCTGCTGGGCGGGCTGGACGGCTTCGTTCACAGCGCCGGTCAGGTGGTGCACCAGCCCCCGGGCCACATCGGCGAGGACGCCCTGCGCGCGCAGCTCGAGGTCAACCTCGTGGCGCCGCTGCGGCTCGGAGAGCAGGCACTGGAAGTCCTGGAGCCCGGCGGCGCGCAGGTCTTCGTCGCCTCCACGCTGGCCACGCGGCCCGTCCTCACCAGCGCGGTGTACAGCGCGGCGAAGGCGGGACTGCTCCAGGTCATGAAGGTGCTGGCCCTCGCCGGCGCGGCCCGGAGCGTGCGCGCCAGCGCGGTGCTCCCGGGCGTGGTGGAGACGGACATGACGCGCGAGGTGCGCCTCGCCCCGGGTGAAGGTCCGCTGTCACCCTCCGAGCATGCCCGGAGGCAGGAGGCCCAGCTTGCGGGCCTGCGGGCGCTGCATCCGCTCGGCCGTCTGGGACACCCGGAGGAAGTGGGAGAAGCGGTGCGCTATCTCCTGGGTGCTTCCTGGCTCACCGGCTCCGAGCTGGTGTTGGACGGGGGACTACTGCTCCGGGAGTGAGGCGCGGTATAGACGCGGGCGATGATCCTCGACAGGCGGATTCAGCTCTTCGTGGTGCTGGCGGCGGTGTTCGTCATCTCGCTGGTGGTGGGCGACATCATCTCGGTGAAGCTGTTCGAGGTGAACCTGGGGCCCATCACGGCGGTGATGTCCATTGGCATGCTGCCGTTCCCCGTGACGTTCCTCCTCACGGACATCCTCAACGAGTTCTACGGGAAGAAGGCCGCCCGCTTCATCACCTGGGTGGGCTTCTTCATGGCCATCTTCTCCTTCCTCGTGATTGCCATCGCGGTGCGGGTGCCCTGGGCTCCGCTCACCCGCGCGCCGGACTGGCAGGGCGCCGTCGAGTCCACCTTCAACAACATCTTCGCCGGCTCGCAGCGCATCCTGATGGCGTCGATGGTCGCGTACCTCATCGGCCAGTTCTCCGACATCGCCATCTTCAACCTGCTCAAGCGCATCACCCGCAACAAGATGCTGTGGCTGCGCGCGACGGGCTCCACGTTGGTGTCGCAGCTCATCGACACGGTGGTGGTTCAGTTCATCGCGTGGTCGGGCCTGCTGTCCACCTCGACCATCTTCAACATCATCTACACGTCCTACGTGGTGAAGCTGCTGGTGGCGGTGGGCCTGACGCCGTTCATCTACCTGGGCCACACCTTCGTCGAGCGCAAGCTGGGAATCCAACCGGTGGTGCTCGGTGAGAATGGCGAGCCCGTGGAAGTGCCCGCGCCGGCCGCCTCGCCGGAGTCCGCGTCCCGCGCCGCCTGAGCCGGCTCAAGGCACCAGCCGCTGGAGGAAGATGTCCGTGTCGTCCGCGGCGAACGAGCGGGTGCCGAAGGTGCGCGTGCCGAAGAACATGCCCGCGCCCACCACGTCTCCGTCGGGCAGGAAGGTGACGTCGCGCAAGAGCGGCGTCGCGAAGCACGGCGTGGTGACGTAGAAGTCCTGCCACAGCACGTCGCCCCCGGCGGACAGGCGCGCCAGCTCCGAGCCGCACCCGTGCCGCCAGAGCATCGCCGAGCTCCCATCCTTGTCCACCGCGAGCCGCGCTCCCTCCGAGCCTCCAGAGTCATCGCTGTCCAGCACGTGCCCCCACAGCGGTTCGCCGTACGCGTCCGTGGCCAGGGCGAACACGGTGCGGTGACAGCCGCGCTGCGTGCAGGGCGTCTCGAGGGTGTCGTGGCCCCATTCGAGGGTGCCGTTGAAGTCTCCGGTGAAGAGGAAGCCGCCGTCCGGGCGGAAGGACACGTCCGTGAAGTTCGGCGCGGCGGGGCCCACCTCGCGCTCCCAGCGCACCTCTCCATCGGGTGTCAGCCGCACGATGAAGCCGTGGCTCTCGAAGAGGTCCACGGGCTGGATTCCCGCCATGACGAGCCCGCCCTCCGCGTCGAGCGCCGCGACGGTGGCCGAGCTCACCGCGGGCACCTCCCGCTTCCAGCGCGAGCCACCCTGCGCGTCGTGGCGCTCCACCACCAGGCCGTGCGCCACCACCACCTCGCCGTCTCCATCCGGCAGCAGCGCCTTCACGAAGCCCGTGGCGTGAGCCCAGCGCGAGCTTCCATCCGGCGCCAGCTTCGCGACGAAGGAGCTGTCGACGATGACTGTGTCTCCCACGCGGAGCCGGCCTGTCACCTTGCCGGCCACGAAGGACTCGCCCGTGGGGGACACCGCGAGCATGGGAGCATCCACGTCCGCGATGCCCGAGTCTCCGGGCTCCGGCGTGAAGCTCCGCGTCCAGAGTTGCTGCCCGTTGCCGTCATGGCGTGACACGGTGAGCGTCGTGCCATCCGGGTCCAGTGAGGTGTAGCTGGGAGCCGGGGCCTCGCTCGTGCCGAGCACGATGATGCCGCCGCTTCCATCCGAGGCGACGGCGACGACGTCCTGCCTGCCGGCCTGCGCGGTGTGCGCCGTCCAGCGGGCGTCTCCGGGTTGGAGCTCGGGAAGCACGGGCGCGGGGGCTGGCTCCTCGACGATGGGTTGAGGTGGGGGAGTCTTCCCCTCGTCACAACCACCGCAGAGCGCGGCCCACACGCCCAGCGCCAACCCCGCCGTGCCTGCCCGCCAACGCACCATGCCCGTCCCCGCTCGCCCCTGTTTCCGGCCGGTCGCGAAACTGTGCAGGCCTGCCCCCGGAGGCAAGGCCAGGGTCCGCTACTTCACGGACCGCACGGCGCCGGGGCTGACTCAGGAGGCCGAGGCTGGTCCGTATGTCGAGCCGCCGACACCGGTCAGCTCGCGCCAGCGAGCCACCGTCAGCTCCAGGTAGGCCTCCCGCTCCAGGCCATACGAGCCGAGCGAGAAGCCGTCATTCCATTCCACCAACGCCGTCTCCCCGGTGGCCAGCACGCCGAAGTCCACGCCATAGCCGGCGGTGGCTTCACCCGAGGCCTCCAGCATCCGGACGGCTTCGCGCACGGTGGCCTCGTCCACGGAGACGGCCGCATCCCCCGCGTAATGGCGGATGCCGACGATGGAGCCTCGCACGACGAAGACGCGCGACTCGCTGAGCCACGTCACGACGTCGGAGCAGACCAGCGGCGTGCTCGCGGAGGCCCGCTCCAGGAAAAGCATGTCACCGGACGTGTGGAACACGTGCCCGGTGAAGCGCTTCCTGCGGCCCACGGGCTTGGCGAAGACGGGCGGCGAGGACATGTCCAACAGCCGCGCGGTGAGCTGACGCACCGTGCTCGTCCACATCCTCCGGTGGAGGAAGGGCGCCAGGCACTTCGGATAGTCATTCGTCGGCGGCGCCTCGATGCCGAGCTGCTTCAGCGCACCGAGCACCGAGGGCACATAGCCCGCGACGAGCGTGTCGCGAGTGAGCGGCAACTGGCGCCGCTCCAGCCGCTTCGCGGTGAAGAGCTCGACCGGAACTCCGCGCGCCACGAGTGCGTCGCGGAGGTCCCGCATCTCGGGCTCCATGCGCCCCTGGCCCTCTTCCTGGACGAAGGCACGCGGGAGCATTCGTCCTCAGACGCCCTCGTGCACCAGCGGCGCGAGGATGTCCCTCCAGTGCGAGTAGACGGAGAAGTGCCCGCCACCCGGGAAGAAGTGCGGCACGGCACGAGGAATCCGCGAGGCCAGATACCGCCCCATCTGCGGCGGGACGATGCTGTCTCCCTCCCAGTACCAGAGATCCACCTCGCAGCGAATCTCCTCCAGCGGCACGTTCCACGGCGACGCGAGGATGTGCGCCTCGCGCCGCATGCCCGCGACGCCGTGGCGCGTGGCCTCTCGACGCCAGCCCTGCACCTGCGCGGCGATGAGTGGGTCCGCCAGCACGGCGCGGTCATCCGGCGACGCGTGCGCGAGGACTCCGGCCAGCGCCTTGTCCGGATTCGCGCGCACCTGCCGGTCATGCATGGCCATCAGCGGATGCAGCAGCCACTCCGGCCACGCCGCCAGCGAGTACGCGTTGCGGTAGTCCCGATTCACGCCCTCCATGGCCCCGGGCCGCTTCAGGGGTGACGCCCCGCAGACGATGGCCGCGCGGGTGAGCCGCGAGCCCAGCTTCCACGCGCTGGCCGCGACATACGGCCCGCCCGCGGACACGCCGAAGAGGGCGAAGCGGCCCACCTTCAGCGCATTGGCGAGCTGCTCGAGGTCATCCGGGAAGTCCAGCAGCGTGCGCCCGGGCTGGTAGTCCGACAGCCCGTAGCCCGGCCGGTCCGGAGTGATGAGGCGCACCCCCAGCCCGTGCGTGAGCCGGTCATCCGGGTGCCGCATGTAGCGCGAGCCCGGGTTGCCGTGGATGAAGAACACCGGCAGGCCATTCAAATCACCCGACTCGACGAAGGCGAGCCGCCGCCCGTCCCTCAGACGGATGGCGCCCTCGCGCACCTGGACTCCTGCTCCCGCTGTCTCCGCGTCGGTGGAAATCATGGCTCCATCGTCTTCGAGCGCTCGCCAATCCAGGCGGCGATGGAGGGCCACACCACGGTGGCCCCCTTGCTGGAGGCGGACAGGCCGATGTGGCCCACCGGATAGCGCCGCGTCTCGACGTCCTTCGAGGACACCAGCGTCGGCAGCGGCTCGCTCATGGGGGGCAGGGCGATGGTGTCCTGCTCCGCGATGACATTGAGCACCGAGGACGTGATTCGGCGCAGGTCGACG comes from Pyxidicoccus parkwaysis and encodes:
- a CDS encoding queuosine precursor transporter; the encoded protein is MILDRRIQLFVVLAAVFVISLVVGDIISVKLFEVNLGPITAVMSIGMLPFPVTFLLTDILNEFYGKKAARFITWVGFFMAIFSFLVIAIAVRVPWAPLTRAPDWQGAVESTFNNIFAGSQRILMASMVAYLIGQFSDIAIFNLLKRITRNKMLWLRATGSTLVSQLIDTVVVQFIAWSGLLSTSTIFNIIYTSYVVKLLVAVGLTPFIYLGHTFVERKLGIQPVVLGENGEPVEVPAPAASPESASRAA
- a CDS encoding dihydroneopterin aldolase codes for the protein MNGEPPFHPPVVTTPQGRPLDVIELRGLTVDCIVGVFNRERFAAQPLRLDVALFLDTRSAAAGGKLANTVNYGRLTGELRFLLEACRFELLESAAEAVCRYVLAPPTTDVPRAQVQAATVRVTKPQALGGMAVPSLQIHRTADEMEYAREDKPFGRVDIIHEGAGYGVYRLRVKPGGTIPTHVHRQMEESELVLGPGLLLQGRPVERGMAFDWPRGFPHRYDNPTATEQTVLCVDRPRFIPTDEVETEPPAEGLAPVTGFSYYPLEAPVAPGSPAERSP
- a CDS encoding SDR family NAD(P)-dependent oxidoreductase, with the translated sequence MSAIGTRKVLVTGGGTGIGRAVAEALLRGGGQVVVTGRRAEVLDSLAREWPGKAFALPCDLASPEARDGLLRRAAALLGGLDGFVHSAGQVVHQPPGHIGEDALRAQLEVNLVAPLRLGEQALEVLEPGGAQVFVASTLATRPVLTSAVYSAAKAGLLQVMKVLALAGAARSVRASAVLPGVVETDMTREVRLAPGEGPLSPSEHARRQEAQLAGLRALHPLGRLGHPEEVGEAVRYLLGASWLTGSELVLDGGLLLRE
- a CDS encoding alpha/beta fold hydrolase — translated: MISTDAETAGAGVQVREGAIRLRDGRRLAFVESGDLNGLPVFFIHGNPGSRYMRHPDDRLTHGLGVRLITPDRPGYGLSDYQPGRTLLDFPDDLEQLANALKVGRFALFGVSAGGPYVAASAWKLGSRLTRAAIVCGASPLKRPGAMEGVNRDYRNAYSLAAWPEWLLHPLMAMHDRQVRANPDKALAGVLAHASPDDRAVLADPLIAAQVQGWRREATRHGVAGMRREAHILASPWNVPLEEIRCEVDLWYWEGDSIVPPQMGRYLASRIPRAVPHFFPGGGHFSVYSHWRDILAPLVHEGV
- a CDS encoding ATP-grasp domain-containing protein — its product is MLPRAFVQEEGQGRMEPEMRDLRDALVARGVPVELFTAKRLERRQLPLTRDTLVAGYVPSVLGALKQLGIEAPPTNDYPKCLAPFLHRRMWTSTVRQLTARLLDMSSPPVFAKPVGRRKRFTGHVFHTSGDMLFLERASASTPLVCSDVVTWLSESRVFVVRGSIVGIRHYAGDAAVSVDEATVREAVRMLEASGEATAGYGVDFGVLATGETALVEWNDGFSLGSYGLEREAYLELTVARWRELTGVGGSTYGPASAS
- a CDS encoding IPT/TIG domain-containing protein, which translates into the protein MLCLLPALSACGDSPRPPGTTVDAGITDAGTVAEDAGTDAGSQTDAGPAPTLLSSLPARGESGGGTWVRVTGSGFIQGVATTPTEAARRTVLKLGEREVRDFQLINDTSLDLRTPPGTPGPTNISLENPRGTARCEACFTYFESFDLRDLAPATGALSGGNTVALVGTGFPSEVQVLFGGTASPAITQVSSNELRVIVPRASSAGPVDVRVQGQGSGGVLRRAYRYLDDPRITDVTPLTGPQSGGTQVVLMGRGFEGTTAVRFGNTPAPLFQVDSPFQLTATTPPGPSAAATNVTVVTPHGTWTSRNAFTYEDATPAGLTLHGVFPHVGTRADGTVTLTGSGLDAAGLAVSFGGQAVTLVTATPTTATVTVPARASLPRIVTVSVTAGAASASLSNGYTFQLALSQVTPDTGPATGGTPVTVEGTFIPPDAVVRVGALEATAVSTPTQEQLRFTTPPGGAGAHALLVFSASDPENEVLLPDAYTYEAPLTLAQVEPARGAIAGGTRVTVRGTGFGAGTTVTFAGEPATDVQVVDGHTLTCRTPPSRVQAPAEVSVTRGAIRASLSEAFTYFDPRGPGGLSGGPLTGTLNVTVLDTSSGAYGRPVEGARVLLGTDAATPLQGLTDARGQLTLSDPGMVGAQVATAFKDGYDAVTVAGIRAENLTVYLRKLTSDSNPGNPPDLPPATIVGRVRGFKPPRPLAPNEVLEARVFVAQPSPTSGPPFVGPGDRRADTWRVRAEGGTFQVHTQPGLRAVYAVLGVLKDEVNFEPYLLGVRRGIAASSTRVAEGQDVVLDMHLDVAAPLTVDGPITVSGQPAQHQVYAWLDLGAEGLVPHPHNWGTGTRFFSTIEGPGPRLTFPGLPRVDGTSLLFLDLLRGTTTYPQSLLYHRQPGDPTQGMTLGPLLPLPIFTEPPSGQRFVGDVAWSTNISAPVPDVQRLTLTAVGEGTGIRWTAILPGGATHVTLPQPALEVLRAGLPANTRLRADLSTARVPRFDYAQWTYDTLSPATWTAYVLGRSEVFDP
- a CDS encoding SDR family oxidoreductase, which produces MGTAFVTGAGVRIGSAVARALGRAGYDLALHANRSLDSLESLAEELRGLGRRVTLHAGDLSNPDAVDVLGAQVREACPALDVVVHNAGLFERVDFASVTRAQYRRMLGVNLDAPYFLTQALLPSLRAGKDPLVVHLTDIGGERPVSHYSHYSVSKAGLIMLTRALAVELAPHVRVNAVSPGTVAFPEDFDAAAREAVLKRIPMGREGSVEDIARTIVFLAREAPYITGQVIAVDGGRSAQL